A single bacterium DNA region contains:
- a CDS encoding NAD(P) transhydrogenase subunit alpha, whose product MSPEIEQGLYVFVLATFVGLEIIRRVSPLLHTPLMSLTNAISAIAVVGSILVAGEQRTPLSTVLGTIAVACSMINIVGGYLITYRMLRMFRKSGKEKP is encoded by the coding sequence ATGAGTCCCGAAATCGAGCAGGGGCTTTACGTTTTCGTGCTGGCGACCTTCGTGGGGCTGGAGATCATCCGCCGCGTGTCGCCCCTCCTTCATACCCCGCTGATGTCCCTGACCAACGCCATCTCGGCGATCGCCGTGGTGGGATCGATTCTCGTGGCGGGGGAACAGCGGACACCGCTCTCCACCGTCCTCGGGACGATCGCGGTGGCCTGCTCGATGATCAACATCGTGGGCGGGTACCTCATCACGTACCGCATGCTGCGGATGTTCCGGAAGAGCGGGAAGGAGAAGCCGTGA
- a CDS encoding TIGR00730 family Rossman fold protein, translating into MKMDDFSGGGGGETWRVFRIMSEFVDGFETLKDLGPAITIFGSARTKRNEASYKATLKVATLLARRGFAIISGGGPGIMEAANRGARMGKGVSVGLNIQLPAEQKPNQYQDKSLTFRHFFARKVMFVKYASGYIIMPGGFGTLDEFFESLTLIQTGKIRRFPVVLMGRKYWEGLVHWMEQTLVEEGMISADDMNLFYLADRPEDAVEYIVKYHLESIRPAGERRMRSPLPPSPASQNE; encoded by the coding sequence ATGAAGATGGACGATTTCAGCGGAGGAGGAGGCGGCGAGACGTGGCGCGTCTTCCGGATCATGAGCGAATTCGTGGACGGGTTCGAAACGCTCAAGGACCTCGGCCCGGCCATCACGATCTTCGGCAGCGCCCGGACGAAGAGGAACGAGGCATCGTACAAGGCCACCCTCAAGGTCGCGACGTTGCTGGCGCGGCGAGGATTCGCCATCATCTCCGGCGGCGGCCCGGGAATCATGGAGGCGGCGAACCGGGGAGCGAGGATGGGAAAGGGCGTCTCCGTGGGTCTCAACATCCAGCTTCCCGCGGAGCAGAAGCCGAACCAGTACCAGGACAAGTCGCTCACGTTCCGGCACTTTTTCGCCCGCAAGGTGATGTTCGTGAAATATGCCTCCGGGTACATCATCATGCCGGGAGGGTTCGGGACGCTGGACGAGTTCTTCGAGTCGTTGACCCTCATCCAGACGGGAAAGATCCGGCGGTTTCCGGTCGTGCTGATGGGGCGGAAGTATTGGGAGGGCCTGGTCCACTGGATGGAGCAGACGCTGGTCGAAGAGGGGATGATCTCCGCGGACGACATGAACCTGTTCTACCTGGCGGATCGCCCCGAAGATGCGGTGGAGTACATCGTCAAGTACCACCTGGAATCGATCCGGCCCGCGGGGGAACGCAGGATGCGGAGCCCGCTTCCACCGTCTCCGGCGTCGCAGAACGAATAG
- a CDS encoding alpha/beta hydrolase gives MPHTEAPGFRMYYEEYGSGFPLLLVNGLGSDHLEWLHQLPAFEARFRVIVFDNRGTGRSGIPSGPYTTAQMADDAAVLLRILGIARSHVLGVSLGGMIAQEVALRHPDLVEGLVLGCTGPGGELSVRPSPEAMAAFARAKGEDPEAELRRMLPFLYTDACIRERPGEIEGFLRRRLDHPTPPEGYLAQLSAAMTHDASSRLEGIRARTLVITGDADRLVDPENSFRLAGRIPGAKLVVLPGAPHRLFAETADAFNREVLRFLESA, from the coding sequence ATGCCGCACACCGAAGCCCCGGGATTCCGGATGTATTACGAAGAGTACGGGAGCGGGTTCCCGCTGCTCCTGGTCAACGGGCTGGGGAGCGACCATCTCGAGTGGCTTCACCAGCTTCCCGCCTTCGAAGCGCGCTTCCGGGTCATCGTCTTCGACAATCGCGGTACGGGAAGGAGCGGCATCCCGTCCGGGCCGTACACGACGGCGCAGATGGCGGACGACGCGGCGGTGTTGTTGCGCATTCTCGGCATCGCCCGGTCCCACGTTCTCGGGGTTTCGCTGGGGGGGATGATCGCGCAGGAGGTTGCGCTGCGTCACCCCGACCTGGTGGAAGGGTTGGTACTGGGATGCACCGGGCCGGGAGGGGAGCTCTCCGTCCGCCCGTCCCCGGAGGCGATGGCGGCGTTCGCCCGTGCAAAGGGGGAGGACCCGGAAGCGGAATTGCGCCGGATGCTCCCGTTCCTCTACACCGATGCGTGCATCCGGGAGCGGCCCGGGGAGATCGAGGGGTTCCTCCGAAGGCGGCTTGACCATCCGACGCCGCCGGAGGGGTATCTCGCCCAACTGTCCGCCGCGATGACCCACGACGCATCGTCCCGGCTCGAGGGGATCCGGGCGAGGACGCTCGTCATCACGGGAGACGCGGACCGCCTCGTGGATCCCGAGAACTCCTTCCGGCTTGCGGGCCGGATCCCCGGGGCGAAGCTGGTCGTGCTGCCGGGCGCCCCGCACCGCCTCTTCGCGGAGACCGCCGACGCCTTCAACCGGGAGGTCCTCCGGTTCCTGGAATCCGCATGA
- a CDS encoding DUF6600 domain-containing protein — protein MKPFAKIFGWMSVAAVALLLCPSFSGAEPLGAMRISAVRGDVQVKIADTGEWVPVSINMPLVEGDELWVPEEGRAALQTTNGNHIRLDENTALQILRMDSDSYQFHLTEGRVYVLSRAPKRSVLQIDTPDASIRAFGNARFRIDIPNGETDVSVFRGSVQAENDGGTTTVRAGNMLAVAADGYAELSPVPSPDDWQRWNAQQDRIVLARGQSYEYLPEEIRTYSSDFDDSGRWVNVPEYGYCWTPTVVVGSDWAPYRNGRWVWRGGDYVWVGFEPWGWAPYHYGRWAFTARIGWIWVPPARGDVYWSPGYVGWVRTGDHVAWVPLAPRETYYGYGNHGRYSRNITNVNINQVQVTNVYRNVNVTNSITVVNQTTFLTGRPAPVDRRVMGNVREDFARRRNIVVGRPPIKPVATSYNPVVRSIPEAKRPPAAVRKVDAKELRRSRPLVKEQNRSAFKLQGKPAPLEVRKVEKPRPASERAKERPQVLPRERRGPAAPQGSPPAKGKPEPQQRRWSPGTVEQRVPPKEAEPKAIMTPTRPQLPPERVRPESQRPVVAPGKAEPRVLPKEAEPKVKARPERPQPPPEKVRPEPQRPVVAPGKVEPRVPPKEAKPKVTPKEAEQKVKARPERPQPPPEKVRPEPQRPVVAPGTVEPRVPPKEAKPKVKPKPVPARPEGTPPEKARPEDRGQEEERGNRR, from the coding sequence ATGAAACCATTCGCGAAGATATTCGGATGGATGTCGGTCGCCGCCGTGGCGTTGCTGTTGTGCCCCTCGTTTTCCGGTGCGGAACCCCTCGGGGCGATGCGGATCAGTGCCGTACGGGGCGACGTCCAGGTGAAGATCGCCGACACGGGAGAATGGGTCCCCGTCTCGATCAACATGCCCCTCGTCGAGGGGGACGAGCTGTGGGTCCCGGAAGAGGGCCGCGCGGCGCTCCAGACGACCAATGGAAACCACATCCGGCTCGACGAGAACACGGCCCTGCAAATCCTGCGGATGGACAGCGATTCCTACCAGTTCCACCTGACGGAGGGGCGCGTATATGTGCTGAGCCGGGCTCCGAAGCGCAGCGTTCTCCAGATCGACACCCCCGACGCCTCCATCCGGGCGTTCGGGAACGCGAGATTCCGGATCGATATCCCCAACGGCGAAACGGACGTCTCCGTGTTCCGGGGGTCGGTCCAGGCGGAAAACGACGGGGGAACGACCACGGTCCGGGCGGGCAACATGCTGGCCGTGGCCGCGGACGGATACGCGGAGTTGTCTCCCGTCCCCTCGCCCGACGACTGGCAGCGATGGAACGCGCAGCAGGACCGGATCGTCCTCGCCCGGGGGCAAAGTTACGAGTACCTGCCCGAGGAGATCCGGACGTACTCCAGCGACTTCGACGACAGCGGCCGCTGGGTGAACGTGCCGGAATACGGGTACTGCTGGACCCCCACGGTCGTCGTGGGCAGCGACTGGGCCCCGTACCGGAACGGGAGGTGGGTGTGGAGGGGCGGAGACTACGTCTGGGTCGGCTTCGAACCGTGGGGATGGGCCCCCTACCATTACGGCCGCTGGGCCTTCACCGCCCGCATCGGCTGGATCTGGGTGCCGCCCGCACGCGGAGATGTCTACTGGTCTCCGGGGTACGTGGGCTGGGTGCGGACGGGGGACCATGTGGCGTGGGTGCCCCTCGCCCCGAGGGAAACGTACTACGGATACGGCAACCACGGCCGATACAGCAGGAACATCACGAACGTGAACATCAACCAGGTCCAGGTGACCAACGTCTATCGGAACGTGAACGTCACCAACAGCATCACGGTCGTCAACCAGACGACCTTCCTCACCGGACGTCCGGCCCCCGTCGACCGGAGGGTGATGGGGAACGTGCGTGAGGACTTCGCAAGACGCCGGAACATCGTGGTGGGAAGACCTCCGATCAAGCCCGTGGCGACGAGTTACAACCCGGTGGTCCGGTCGATCCCCGAAGCGAAGCGTCCGCCGGCGGCGGTCCGGAAGGTCGACGCGAAGGAACTGAGGCGATCCCGCCCGCTGGTCAAGGAACAGAACCGGTCCGCATTCAAGCTGCAGGGAAAACCGGCTCCCCTGGAAGTACGGAAAGTCGAAAAACCGAGACCCGCAAGCGAGAGGGCCAAGGAGCGGCCGCAGGTCCTGCCCAGGGAACGGCGAGGCCCGGCGGCTCCGCAAGGAAGTCCGCCGGCGAAGGGAAAGCCCGAGCCGCAGCAGAGGCGCTGGTCCCCGGGAACGGTGGAGCAGCGCGTTCCGCCGAAGGAAGCGGAGCCGAAGGCGATAATGACGCCGACGCGCCCGCAGCTGCCGCCGGAGCGGGTCCGGCCCGAATCCCAGAGACCGGTCGTCGCGCCGGGGAAGGCGGAACCGCGAGTCCTGCCGAAGGAAGCGGAGCCGAAGGTGAAGGCGAGGCCGGAGCGTCCTCAACCGCCGCCCGAGAAGGTACGGCCGGAGCCGCAGAGGCCGGTCGTCGCGCCGGGAAAGGTGGAGCCGCGCGTTCCACCGAAGGAAGCGAAGCCGAAGGTGACGCCGAAGGAAGCGGAGCAGAAGGTGAAGGCGAGGCCGGAGCGCCCGCAGCCGCCGCCGGAGAAGGTACGGCCGGAGCCGCAGAGGCCGGTCGTCGCGCCGGGAACGGTGGAGCCGCGCGTTCCACCGAAGGAAGCGAAGCCGAAGGTGAAGCCGAAGCCCGTGCCGGCGCGTCCGGAAGGGACACCTCCGGAAAAAGCCCGCCCCGAGGACCGTGGGCAGGAGGAAGAACGAGGGAACCGTAGATAG
- a CDS encoding carboxymuconolactone decarboxylase family protein, giving the protein MSRAEVYKEIEEIFGLVPSFFKLVPDSSLRLEWDLFKRVQMEDGPIPNKYRELIGVAISAVTKCRYCAVYHTEVAKLNGATDAEIEDAVHYAKSSAGWSAYINGMQIDYDQFHKEVLSACDHARKNMKNAA; this is encoded by the coding sequence ATGAGCCGGGCAGAAGTTTACAAGGAGATCGAGGAGATTTTCGGACTGGTTCCCAGCTTTTTCAAACTCGTGCCGGATTCGTCGCTGCGACTCGAATGGGACCTGTTCAAGCGGGTCCAGATGGAGGATGGGCCGATCCCGAACAAGTACCGGGAGCTGATCGGCGTCGCCATATCGGCGGTCACCAAGTGCCGCTACTGCGCCGTGTACCACACGGAAGTGGCGAAGCTGAACGGGGCCACCGACGCGGAGATCGAGGATGCGGTGCACTACGCGAAATCCTCGGCGGGGTGGAGCGCCTACATCAACGGCATGCAGATCGACTACGATCAGTTCCACAAGGAAGTCCTCTCCGCCTGCGACCACGCCCGGAAGAATATGAAGAACGCCGCGTAG
- a CDS encoding 4Fe-4S dicluster domain-containing protein — protein sequence MGHIRNGEGVYGRLQKRLDRFPIGAPPAAALYEILKRLYTEEEAEIAARMPIKPIGLDGIARRTKRSPAELRLLLDRMADKGLVMDFVQKGKTSYILSPTLLGFFEFAFMRARDDIPQKEIARHMVAYVHDDPAFARSILAGKTQSGRALVHEATLDPEDMTRVLDYERATHLVREAKAWAVSLCYCRHVMEHEGKACAKPMEVCTTLNSSAEYVARHGLGRKISREEALDIFARTREEGLVHIADNVQKRPAFVCHCCGCCCAMLSAINRFKMFDAVATSSFEAAFDPAKCNGCGLCAKRCPVSAIRIEGEGKGKKAVLSHEVCLGCGVCKPACNRGALAMSPRKERVVVPEKAWHRWVVMAIERGKFQNLLFDDFDRLDYAVLRAMTRIVIGLPPVKKALLSQQVQSRFFRALAGG from the coding sequence GTGGGACACATCCGCAACGGGGAAGGAGTGTACGGACGGCTGCAGAAGCGGTTGGACCGATTCCCCATCGGAGCGCCGCCGGCCGCGGCGCTCTACGAGATCCTGAAACGCCTCTACACCGAGGAAGAGGCGGAGATCGCCGCCAGGATGCCGATCAAACCGATCGGCCTGGACGGGATCGCCCGGCGTACGAAGAGGTCTCCTGCCGAATTGAGGTTGCTGCTGGACCGGATGGCGGACAAGGGACTGGTGATGGATTTCGTGCAGAAGGGGAAGACCTCCTACATTCTCTCGCCGACGCTCCTCGGCTTCTTCGAGTTCGCCTTCATGCGGGCGCGGGACGACATCCCCCAGAAGGAGATCGCCCGCCACATGGTCGCGTACGTCCACGACGATCCCGCGTTCGCCCGCTCCATCCTCGCGGGGAAGACGCAGAGCGGGCGGGCGCTGGTCCACGAGGCAACGCTCGATCCGGAAGACATGACACGGGTGCTCGACTACGAGCGGGCCACCCACCTCGTCCGGGAAGCGAAGGCGTGGGCGGTTTCCCTGTGTTACTGCCGCCACGTCATGGAGCACGAGGGGAAAGCGTGCGCGAAGCCGATGGAGGTGTGCACCACGCTCAACTCCTCGGCCGAGTACGTCGCCCGCCACGGCCTCGGCAGGAAGATCTCCCGGGAAGAGGCGCTCGACATCTTCGCCCGGACGCGCGAGGAAGGTTTGGTACACATCGCCGACAACGTCCAGAAGCGCCCTGCGTTTGTCTGCCACTGCTGCGGCTGCTGCTGCGCCATGCTCTCCGCCATCAACCGGTTCAAGATGTTCGACGCGGTCGCGACCTCCTCCTTCGAGGCGGCGTTCGACCCGGCGAAGTGCAACGGTTGCGGGCTGTGCGCGAAGCGATGCCCCGTGTCGGCCATCCGGATCGAGGGGGAGGGGAAAGGGAAGAAGGCAGTCCTGTCCCATGAGGTGTGCCTTGGATGCGGGGTCTGCAAACCGGCCTGCAACCGCGGGGCGCTTGCCATGTCCCCGCGAAAGGAACGGGTCGTGGTTCCGGAGAAAGCGTGGCATCGGTGGGTGGTGATGGCGATCGAGCGCGGGAAGTTCCAGAACCTGCTGTTCGACGACTTCGACCGGCTCGACTACGCCGTCCTGCGCGCGATGACGCGGATCGTCATCGGCCTCCCCCCGGTGAAAAAAGCCCTGCTGTCGCAGCAGGTGCAGTCGCGCTTCTTCCGTGCCCTCGCGGGCGGCTGA
- a CDS encoding Re/Si-specific NAD(P)(+) transhydrogenase subunit alpha: MNIAVVKEISRGERRVALVPESCAKLAKAGMAVVVESGAGDAAFFSDDEYRKSGARVETGPVAVLGDADLVLKVQPPAFNAAVGLHEADMMRPGTLLAGQLVPARHPEAMTKLAERGITAFAMDRIPRITRAQPMDTLSSMANIAGYKAVLLAATLLPRYFPMLTTAAGTVLPAKVFVIGAGVAGLQAIATARRLGAVVEATDTRPEVREQVQSLGARFAGVETAETAQDAGGYAKELSAEFYRKQADLLAGRCAASDVVITTALIGGVKAPRLITAEMVHGMRPGSVIVDVAAEGGGNCELTRPGETVEERGVTICGPDNLPATLPWHASTLFSRNLACFVLAFWKDGRFAVDREDEILRAALVTREGREGKG; encoded by the coding sequence TTGAATATCGCGGTGGTGAAGGAGATTTCCAGGGGGGAACGGCGCGTCGCCCTGGTCCCTGAGTCGTGCGCCAAGCTGGCGAAAGCAGGGATGGCCGTGGTCGTGGAGAGCGGAGCGGGCGATGCCGCGTTCTTCTCCGACGACGAGTATCGGAAATCGGGCGCAAGGGTCGAAACCGGCCCCGTCGCGGTGCTGGGGGACGCGGATCTCGTGCTGAAGGTGCAGCCTCCCGCGTTCAATGCTGCCGTCGGTCTCCACGAGGCGGACATGATGCGGCCCGGGACGCTCCTGGCGGGCCAGCTCGTTCCGGCCCGCCACCCCGAGGCGATGACGAAGCTGGCGGAACGGGGGATCACCGCGTTCGCGATGGACCGGATCCCCCGGATCACCCGCGCGCAGCCGATGGACACCCTCTCATCGATGGCCAACATCGCCGGATACAAGGCGGTCCTCCTCGCGGCCACTCTCCTTCCGCGGTACTTCCCGATGCTCACGACCGCGGCCGGCACGGTCCTGCCCGCGAAGGTGTTCGTCATCGGCGCGGGGGTGGCGGGGCTGCAGGCGATCGCGACCGCCCGACGGCTGGGCGCCGTCGTCGAGGCCACGGACACGCGGCCGGAAGTCCGGGAACAGGTGCAGAGCCTCGGGGCCCGGTTTGCCGGCGTCGAAACCGCGGAGACCGCGCAGGATGCGGGGGGGTATGCGAAAGAGCTCTCCGCGGAATTTTACCGGAAGCAGGCGGATCTCCTCGCCGGGCGGTGCGCCGCCTCGGACGTCGTCATCACCACCGCGCTGATCGGCGGGGTGAAGGCCCCACGGCTCATCACCGCGGAGATGGTCCACGGGATGAGGCCGGGCTCGGTGATCGTCGACGTGGCGGCGGAGGGCGGGGGGAATTGCGAGCTGACCCGTCCCGGGGAGACGGTGGAGGAACGCGGCGTGACGATCTGCGGCCCCGATAACCTGCCCGCCACGCTCCCGTGGCACGCCAGCACGTTGTTCTCGCGCAACCTGGCCTGCTTCGTCCTGGCGTTCTGGAAGGACGGGCGGTTCGCGGTCGACCGCGAAGACGAGATTCTCCGCGCCGCGCTGGTGACGCGCGAGGGGAGGGAGGGGAAGGGATGA
- a CDS encoding glutaredoxin family protein, translating to MVKKIVIYTTPWCGDCKAAKRFLAERGIGYEEVDIEQRPEAAEIVMKLNDGMRKVPTLDIEGTIVSGDKFNAARFEKDLRAAGAL from the coding sequence ATGGTGAAAAAGATCGTCATCTACACCACCCCGTGGTGCGGGGACTGCAAGGCCGCGAAGCGGTTCCTCGCGGAACGCGGGATCGGGTACGAGGAGGTCGACATCGAGCAGCGGCCGGAGGCGGCCGAGATCGTGATGAAGCTCAACGACGGGATGCGGAAGGTCCCCACCCTCGACATCGAAGGGACCATCGTTTCCGGGGACAAGTTCAACGCCGCCCGGTTCGAGAAGGACCTGCGCGCCGCCGGCGCCCTCTGA
- a CDS encoding NFACT RNA binding domain-containing protein: MDAFLLKQVVAELAAETPGALVSKVHQPGEKEIVLELWGRGEKRLLLSADPELCRIHLTTRKTPNPPSPPRFCQFLRKHLEGMRIEGFSVAPYDRSVRIDFVSGRPDAEHGKTSLYAELFGRHANLIYVDADGTILEPLRIVSGEESRIREVVPGIPYRPLPRPARVFLPDVTRDDAVRIFASGWEGMAKALQDSVAGLGREVAHEAAARGRENPDALYEVLRDLVRRYERNDFAPGIGTLAGGKRRVLPFPCPAAGFADFHPFPTANAASDAFYAEVADAREIAVLRQQVNSRIAALLKKERHKLENVGGDEERLAEGLQGTGRGETLKANLGALKKGMDSFRNIPLDPAKTPVENMNRYFRLARKAKGATEIVRKRKRDVAESVYYLESLEGQMENARTRDDVLSVRQELSSSFPSRAKPSAKKKHGRKDAPRPVIPQVEKIEFRGYAILVGRNNVGNDRIVKELSSPDDLWLHAQGIPGSHVLVKRPAGKEVPREVIEEAARLAVLHSKAKGARNVPVFLAEARHVSKFKGAKPGLVRISKYSTISVR; this comes from the coding sequence ATGGACGCCTTCCTCCTCAAGCAGGTCGTCGCCGAGCTGGCCGCGGAGACTCCCGGAGCTCTGGTCTCGAAGGTCCACCAGCCGGGGGAGAAGGAGATTGTCCTCGAGCTGTGGGGCCGGGGGGAGAAGCGGCTGCTCCTGTCCGCCGATCCGGAACTGTGCCGCATCCACCTGACGACACGCAAGACCCCGAATCCGCCGTCCCCGCCCCGCTTCTGCCAGTTCCTCCGAAAGCACCTGGAGGGGATGCGGATCGAAGGATTTTCCGTCGCGCCCTACGATCGCTCCGTGCGGATCGACTTCGTCTCGGGCCGCCCGGACGCGGAGCACGGGAAGACCTCCCTTTATGCCGAGCTGTTCGGCCGCCACGCCAATCTCATCTATGTGGACGCGGACGGTACGATCCTCGAACCGCTGCGCATCGTATCCGGCGAGGAGAGCCGGATCCGGGAAGTCGTCCCCGGGATCCCGTACCGCCCGTTGCCCAGGCCGGCGCGGGTCTTCCTGCCCGATGTGACCCGGGATGATGCCGTCCGGATCTTCGCGAGCGGGTGGGAGGGAATGGCGAAAGCGCTGCAGGACAGCGTGGCCGGCCTCGGGCGGGAAGTGGCGCACGAGGCGGCGGCGCGGGGACGGGAAAACCCCGATGCGCTGTACGAAGTCCTGCGCGACCTTGTCCGCCGGTACGAGAGGAACGACTTCGCCCCCGGGATCGGAACGCTCGCCGGCGGAAAGCGGCGGGTCCTCCCCTTCCCCTGCCCGGCGGCGGGGTTCGCCGATTTCCACCCCTTCCCCACGGCCAACGCGGCGTCGGACGCCTTCTACGCGGAGGTCGCCGATGCCCGGGAAATCGCCGTCCTCCGGCAGCAGGTCAACTCCCGAATCGCCGCGCTTCTGAAGAAGGAGCGCCACAAACTGGAAAACGTGGGAGGCGATGAGGAACGGCTCGCCGAGGGGCTGCAGGGGACCGGGCGCGGAGAGACGCTAAAGGCGAACCTGGGGGCGCTGAAGAAGGGGATGGATTCCTTCCGGAACATCCCGCTCGACCCCGCGAAGACCCCCGTGGAGAACATGAACCGGTATTTCCGCCTCGCCCGGAAGGCGAAGGGGGCGACGGAGATCGTACGGAAACGGAAACGTGACGTGGCGGAATCCGTCTACTACCTCGAGTCGCTCGAGGGCCAGATGGAAAACGCGCGGACGCGCGACGACGTCCTCTCCGTGCGCCAGGAGCTATCTTCCTCGTTTCCCTCGAGGGCGAAACCGTCCGCGAAAAAGAAGCACGGGCGGAAGGACGCCCCGCGTCCCGTCATCCCGCAGGTGGAAAAGATCGAGTTTCGCGGCTACGCGATCCTGGTGGGACGCAACAACGTCGGGAACGACCGGATCGTCAAGGAACTCTCCTCCCCCGACGACCTGTGGCTCCATGCGCAGGGGATTCCGGGGAGCCACGTCCTGGTGAAGCGCCCCGCCGGGAAGGAGGTTCCCCGCGAAGTGATCGAGGAGGCGGCACGGCTGGCGGTCCTGCACAGCAAGGCGAAGGGGGCTCGGAACGTCCCGGTCTTCCTCGCGGAGGCCCGCCACGTTTCCAAGTTCAAGGGGGCCAAACCCGGCCTGGTCCGGATCTCGAAATACTCCACCATCTCCGTGCGATAA
- a CDS encoding NAD(P)(+) transhydrogenase (Re/Si-specific) subunit beta, which yields MERYIPFLYLAAAASFILALKWLSAVPTARRGVVVGIAGMALAVGGTLLRPEIVSYRWIGIAFVAGTVIGVPMALMPMTAVPQRTALSHAFGALAAALVGTAEFYLRAPRIDRVTMGALALEVLLGFLTFTASLMAFGKLQEILPTRPITWRLQNVVNLGLLGLAVGSGVYLVARPETAWLFPAFAGLALLFGVLLIVPIGGADMPTVISLLNSYAGLSAAAMGFVLDNKLLIVAGALDGSSGFILSVIMCRAMNRSFTNVLFGAFGKVQEEGHAGGERRPVRSATPEEAAGILQAAGLVIVVPGYGMAVAQAQHKVRELYDVLTKAGAEVKFAIHPVAGRMPGHMNVLLAEADIPYDRLMEMEDVNSEFPQADVALVLGANDVTNPAARHDRTSPIYGMPILDVDKARTVLVVKRSMNPGFAGIENELYYNDRTLMVFGDAKAVVGSIVRELSGNGGH from the coding sequence ATCGAGCGGTACATCCCCTTCCTGTACCTGGCGGCCGCGGCCTCCTTCATCCTCGCGCTGAAGTGGCTCTCCGCCGTCCCGACGGCGCGGCGCGGGGTCGTCGTCGGCATCGCGGGGATGGCGCTGGCGGTCGGCGGCACCCTGCTCCGTCCGGAGATCGTGAGCTATCGTTGGATCGGCATCGCTTTCGTGGCGGGCACCGTGATCGGCGTCCCGATGGCGCTGATGCCGATGACGGCCGTGCCGCAGCGGACCGCGCTCTCCCACGCCTTCGGAGCGCTCGCGGCGGCCCTGGTGGGGACGGCGGAGTTCTACCTCCGCGCTCCCCGGATCGACCGTGTCACCATGGGGGCCCTGGCCCTCGAGGTGCTGCTGGGATTCCTCACCTTCACCGCCTCCCTGATGGCCTTCGGCAAGCTCCAGGAGATCCTTCCCACCCGCCCGATCACCTGGCGGCTCCAGAACGTCGTCAACCTGGGACTCCTCGGCCTCGCGGTGGGTTCCGGGGTCTACCTCGTGGCGCGGCCGGAGACGGCGTGGCTCTTTCCCGCCTTCGCGGGCCTCGCGCTGCTCTTCGGCGTCCTGCTCATCGTCCCCATCGGGGGAGCCGACATGCCGACGGTCATCTCCCTCCTGAACTCCTACGCCGGGCTCTCGGCCGCCGCCATGGGATTCGTCCTCGACAACAAGCTCCTCATCGTCGCGGGGGCGCTCGACGGCTCCTCCGGCTTCATCCTGTCGGTGATCATGTGCCGGGCGATGAACCGGTCCTTCACCAACGTCCTCTTCGGGGCCTTCGGGAAGGTGCAGGAGGAAGGCCATGCCGGGGGAGAGCGGCGTCCGGTGCGCAGCGCGACGCCCGAAGAGGCGGCGGGGATCCTCCAGGCGGCCGGTCTCGTCATCGTCGTCCCGGGATACGGCATGGCGGTGGCGCAGGCGCAGCACAAGGTCCGCGAGCTCTACGACGTCCTGACGAAGGCCGGGGCCGAGGTGAAGTTCGCCATCCATCCCGTGGCGGGCCGCATGCCGGGCCACATGAACGTGCTCCTCGCCGAGGCCGACATCCCGTACGACCGCTTGATGGAAATGGAGGATGTGAACTCCGAGTTCCCCCAGGCGGATGTGGCCCTGGTCCTCGGAGCGAACGACGTCACGAACCCCGCCGCGCGCCACGACAGAACGAGCCCGATCTACGGGATGCCGATCCTCGACGTGGACAAGGCGCGCACGGTGCTGGTCGTCAAGCGGAGCATGAATCCCGGGTTCGCCGGGATCGAAAACGAACTCTATTACAACGACCGGACGCTCATGGTCTTCGGCGACGCCAAGGCGGTGGTGGGAAGCATCGTCCGGGAGCTTTCCGGAAACGGGGGGCACTGA